The following proteins are co-located in the Castor canadensis chromosome 5, mCasCan1.hap1v2, whole genome shotgun sequence genome:
- the Scp2d1 gene encoding SCP2 sterol-binding domain-containing protein 1 encodes MWKRIDHQPKIKAGNGPQVGQFKALGSAGEPAMPHPLELSEFKSFPVFEDISHHIKEVGAQLVKKVNAIFQLDITKDGKTILQWTIDLKNGPGDMYMGSARLPADTVFTIPESVFMELVWGKINPQKAFLAGKFKVSGKVLLGQKLERVFKDWAKT; translated from the coding sequence ATGTGGAAAAGAATTGACCATCAACCCAAGATCAAAGCAGGGAATGGACCTCAGGTGGGCCAattcaaggctctgggttcagctGGGGAACCTGCCATGCCACACCCTCTAGAGCTGTCAGAATTCAAGAGCTTCCCAGTGTTTGAGGACATTAGCCATCACATCAAAGAAGTGGGGGCACAACTGGTAAAGAAAGTCAATGCCATCTTTCAGCTGGACATAACCAAAGATGGAAAGACCATTCTTCAGTGGACCATTGACCTGAAGAATGGTCCTGGGGACATGTACATGGGCTCTGCCAGGCTCCCAGCAGACACTGTCTTCACCATCCCGGAGTCTGTCTTTATGGAGTTAGTTTGGGGCAAAATAAATCCACAGAAGGCTTTCCTGGCTGGCAAGTTCAAAGTGAGCGGCAAAGTTCTGCTTGGCCAGAAGCTGGAGAGGGTTTTCAAAGACTGGGCTAAAACTTAA